The Candidatus Dechloromonas phosphoritropha genome includes a region encoding these proteins:
- a CDS encoding transcriptional regulator, which yields MKFSAVVLIVPEEDENPAVRILKEAGATGITIIKGKGLRQNERKTFLGLGLERRESLLLCVVEKQLAMRMLKAVKIEMKLDLSGGGLAFSLPLGSVIGIGLAQMESFRREVADTL from the coding sequence ATGAAATTCTCTGCTGTGGTGCTGATTGTTCCGGAAGAAGACGAGAACCCGGCGGTCAGGATTCTCAAGGAGGCCGGCGCCACCGGCATCACCATCATCAAGGGCAAGGGGTTGCGCCAGAATGAGCGCAAGACCTTTCTCGGCCTCGGCCTCGAACGCCGTGAATCGTTGCTGCTGTGCGTCGTCGAGAAACAGCTGGCGATGCGTATGCTCAAGGCGGTCAAGATCGAGATGAAGCTGGACCTGTCGGGTGGCGGGCTGGCCTTTTCGCTGCCGCTGGGCAGCGTGATCGGCATCGGGCTGGCGCAGATGGAGAGCTTCCGGCGCGAAGTCGCGGATACACTATGA
- a CDS encoding MarR family transcriptional regulator produces MTEEAIMLAMALAERYATNMHGVLSCFDRIIITGTLPGACYAAGMTSYLYTHGIRVFDYPRFAEPLRDRIRERAQEVCLAAGIEIEHVSKSHIRKEELVARVLAGRGDAPGLVHVLSAMEACPSYKPWHDKGSGKTYLRPDQGKCLHDYFYFIDEELGLCYLRVPTWAPFGLQFYCNGHSALARTLTRERIDFLQQDNAFLRVADIAQAQALADAFSPDVLHPRLDRYAQWLCPVLDVFGSSYHWSLRQVEYSTDLMFRSEQIWVPLYDAISRQAVLAANAERVSSFLGKKVTPQLAQEIGSRLSTRIEGRCIKHTMGAAGVKVYDKFSRVLRVETTVNDVSFFKHHRKVEHKDRHATRELAPLKKTIYSLIDLRDILLGCNQRYLAFLSSLDDPSAGERDLERLSMPRLGAAPGVKGVNFFDPAEKALLQTMQRGEFNIHGWRRADLLSYLKLTPSAMSRQLARLRTLGLIKKVTHTYRYYLTRLGRSVVAAACSLTRFNIVPTMACAS; encoded by the coding sequence ATGACCGAGGAGGCGATCATGTTGGCGATGGCTCTGGCGGAACGATACGCGACGAACATGCATGGTGTGCTTTCGTGCTTTGACCGGATCATTATCACCGGCACGCTGCCTGGTGCGTGCTACGCGGCAGGAATGACGAGTTATTTGTACACGCACGGAATTCGGGTATTCGACTACCCGCGATTTGCCGAGCCGCTGCGAGATCGCATTCGTGAGCGTGCGCAGGAGGTGTGTCTGGCGGCGGGTATTGAAATCGAGCACGTCAGCAAAAGCCATATTCGCAAGGAAGAGTTGGTCGCGCGAGTGCTCGCCGGTCGCGGCGACGCACCGGGTTTGGTGCATGTGCTCTCGGCCATGGAAGCCTGTCCGAGCTACAAACCGTGGCATGACAAAGGCAGTGGCAAGACTTACCTGCGCCCCGATCAAGGCAAGTGCCTGCACGACTACTTCTATTTCATCGACGAGGAACTGGGGTTGTGCTACCTGCGTGTGCCGACGTGGGCACCGTTCGGGTTGCAGTTCTACTGTAATGGTCACAGCGCTCTGGCAAGAACTCTGACGCGAGAAAGGATCGACTTCCTCCAGCAGGACAACGCCTTCCTGCGTGTCGCCGACATCGCGCAGGCGCAGGCGCTGGCGGATGCGTTCAGTCCCGACGTACTTCACCCGCGACTGGATCGCTATGCGCAGTGGTTGTGCCCAGTGCTTGACGTCTTTGGATCCTCGTATCACTGGAGCCTGCGCCAAGTCGAATACTCCACCGACCTGATGTTTCGCAGTGAGCAGATATGGGTTCCACTGTATGACGCCATTTCGCGCCAAGCGGTCTTGGCCGCCAACGCAGAACGCGTCTCCAGCTTTCTGGGCAAGAAGGTCACGCCACAACTGGCCCAGGAGATCGGTTCCCGGTTGTCCACCCGTATCGAGGGGCGCTGCATCAAGCACACCATGGGCGCCGCTGGCGTCAAGGTGTATGACAAATTCTCCCGCGTACTGCGGGTCGAAACGACCGTCAATGACGTGAGTTTCTTCAAACACCACCGCAAGGTGGAACACAAGGACAGGCACGCCACCCGAGAATTGGCGCCCCTGAAGAAGACAATCTATAGCCTGATCGACCTGCGCGACATCCTGCTCGGCTGCAACCAACGTTACCTGGCGTTCCTCTCCAGCCTCGATGACCCCAGTGCCGGCGAGCGTGACTTGGAGCGATTGAGCATGCCACGGTTGGGGGCGGCTCCCGGTGTCAAAGGGGTGAACTTCTTTGATCCTGCCGAGAAAGCCTTGCTGCAAACCATGCAACGCGGCGAGTTCAACATTCACGGTTGGCGTCGTGCCGATCTTCTCAGCTATCTGAAGCTCACTCCGTCCGCCATGTCGCGCCAACTTGCCCGACTGCGTACGCTCGGCTTGATCAAGAAAGTCACTCATACCTATCGCTACTACCTCACTCGATTGGGACGTTCAGTCGTCGCTGCGGCCTGCTCATTGACCCGCTTCAACATAGTGCCAACCATGGCTTGCGCATCCTGA
- a CDS encoding DUF2252 domain-containing protein encodes MMDIVRTIQKFNTGRDPERLAMKYTNMRSNSFVFLRATCHLFYNRLPGGRLFERAPLTWVCGDLHLENFGSYKGDNRLVYFDFNDFDEGALAPATWELVRFLASILIWAKCLQVSRPQAITLCKVFVDAYATALTEGKARWVERETADGMVLQLLESVQNRPRPAFLDSRTERRGAKRPIRLDGRKALPANDRQREKISRFMKEFAATQPNPGFYKTIDIARRIAGNGSLGVDRYIIVVEGKGSPDGNYLLDLKESRPSALTPHLKAKQPRWKSEAQRIVAIQRQVQATSMAFLQPVSIGRTSYVLRGLQPSEDRVALDHWNRQIARLQAVIKTMGEIVAWGQLRSSGRDGSAIADELIDFGERHNWRGELLDAAEHCAELVERDWNTYIHAFDSGAFKL; translated from the coding sequence ATCATGGATATCGTTCGCACCATTCAGAAATTCAACACCGGACGCGATCCGGAACGGCTGGCCATGAAGTACACCAACATGCGGAGCAATTCGTTCGTGTTCCTGCGGGCGACCTGCCATCTTTTTTATAACCGGCTGCCCGGTGGCCGCTTGTTCGAGCGCGCGCCACTCACGTGGGTATGCGGCGATCTGCATCTTGAGAACTTCGGCAGTTACAAGGGAGACAACCGCCTCGTCTATTTCGACTTCAATGACTTCGACGAAGGCGCACTCGCTCCGGCGACGTGGGAATTGGTGCGCTTTCTCGCCAGCATCCTGATCTGGGCGAAGTGTTTGCAGGTCTCGCGACCACAGGCGATTACCCTTTGCAAAGTATTTGTTGATGCCTACGCTACCGCACTGACTGAGGGAAAGGCGCGCTGGGTCGAGCGTGAAACTGCCGACGGCATGGTCTTGCAACTGCTCGAAAGCGTGCAGAATCGACCGCGTCCCGCATTTCTCGACAGCCGGACCGAGCGCCGGGGAGCGAAACGTCCGATCCGGCTGGATGGCCGGAAAGCCCTCCCTGCGAATGACAGGCAGCGAGAAAAGATTTCTCGCTTCATGAAGGAATTTGCCGCCACCCAGCCAAACCCGGGGTTCTACAAAACCATCGATATTGCCCGGCGCATCGCAGGGAACGGCAGTCTCGGCGTCGATCGCTACATAATTGTGGTCGAGGGGAAGGGTTCACCCGACGGCAATTATCTGCTCGATTTGAAAGAATCCCGGCCCTCGGCTCTCACACCACATCTGAAAGCCAAACAGCCCCGCTGGAAGTCCGAAGCGCAACGTATTGTTGCGATACAGCGACAGGTGCAGGCAACCTCGATGGCGTTTCTGCAACCGGTCAGCATCGGCCGGACGTCCTACGTCCTGCGCGGATTGCAGCCTTCGGAGGACCGCGTTGCGCTGGATCACTGGAACCGACAGATCGCTCGTCTGCAAGCGGTCATCAAGACGATGGGGGAAATCGTCGCTTGGGGGCAACTGCGCAGCAGCGGCCGTGACGGATCGGCGATTGCCGATGAACTGATTGATTTCGGCGAGCGTCACAACTGGCGTGGCGAGCTGCTGGACGCGGCCGAGCATTGCGCCGAACTTGTGGAAAGGGACTGGAATACCTATATCCACGCGTTCGATAGTGGCGCTTTCAAGCTTTGA
- a CDS encoding anion permease, producing MDPTIFLYLSSGLFLGWSLGANDAANVFGTAVASRMVKFRTAAIILTIGVILGAIVSGAGAAHTLSKLGSINALGGAFMVAFSAAAVVAWMTIVGLPVSTTQAVVGAIIGWNLFTGSVTDYSVLNTIAATWIASPLLTGFFSYFIYKGVMKLLERTKIHIIRLDAMTRIGLVIAGALGSYSLGANNIANVMGVFIGANPFVDLRAGAFEFSGLQQLFLLGGLAISVGVFSYAKRVMMTVGTSIVPLTPVGAFVVIIATSLVLFLFASEDLEYALASIGLPTIPLVPVSSSQAVVGGVIGIGLIKNAKNIKWSVVGRITIAWVQTPVIAALVCYVFLFFLQNVFGQTVYNPSEYRLSEPVLVHRGDAGDTKALSEVVGKSFSTSGALKSAINKAKPDLDSQTVLKIVDDSLVEVITVDPAKFKDLEKLNVIDAERLDALRTLSGKTFTYRWQLIEALADASPEWKLKEKTVVNKPYNREIQKDLDLVMDAYVAKMK from the coding sequence ATGGATCCTACGATATTTCTCTACCTGTCCAGCGGCTTGTTCCTGGGTTGGTCGCTGGGGGCCAACGATGCCGCCAACGTGTTCGGTACGGCGGTCGCTTCGCGGATGGTCAAGTTCCGTACGGCGGCGATTATCCTGACCATCGGCGTGATTCTCGGCGCCATCGTCAGTGGCGCCGGGGCGGCGCACACCTTGTCGAAGCTCGGTTCGATCAATGCGCTGGGCGGCGCCTTCATGGTCGCATTTTCGGCCGCGGCAGTCGTCGCCTGGATGACCATCGTCGGGTTGCCGGTATCGACCACCCAGGCTGTTGTCGGAGCGATCATCGGCTGGAACCTGTTCACCGGTTCGGTCACTGACTACAGCGTCTTGAATACCATTGCTGCCACCTGGATCGCCAGCCCGCTGCTCACCGGCTTTTTCAGCTACTTCATCTACAAGGGGGTGATGAAGCTGCTCGAGCGGACGAAGATTCATATCATCCGCCTCGACGCCATGACCCGCATCGGACTGGTCATCGCCGGCGCCTTGGGCTCCTACTCGCTGGGCGCCAACAACATTGCCAACGTTATGGGCGTGTTCATCGGCGCGAATCCTTTCGTCGATTTGCGCGCCGGGGCATTCGAGTTCTCCGGTCTGCAGCAGCTGTTCCTGCTCGGCGGCTTGGCGATCTCGGTCGGCGTCTTCAGCTATGCCAAAAGGGTGATGATGACCGTGGGAACGTCAATCGTCCCGCTGACGCCGGTCGGTGCTTTTGTCGTGATCATCGCCACCTCCTTGGTGCTTTTTCTCTTCGCCTCGGAAGACCTGGAGTATGCCTTGGCGTCAATTGGCCTGCCGACCATCCCTCTGGTGCCGGTATCGAGTTCGCAGGCGGTCGTCGGCGGCGTCATCGGGATCGGGCTGATCAAGAACGCCAAAAACATCAAGTGGAGCGTCGTCGGCCGCATTACCATCGCCTGGGTTCAGACGCCGGTCATCGCGGCACTAGTTTGCTACGTCTTCCTCTTCTTTCTGCAAAACGTCTTTGGCCAAACGGTCTACAACCCGTCGGAATACCGTCTCTCGGAACCGGTGCTGGTCCATCGCGGCGATGCTGGCGACACCAAGGCGCTTTCCGAGGTTGTGGGCAAGAGCTTTTCCACGTCGGGCGCACTCAAGAGCGCGATCAACAAGGCGAAGCCCGATCTGGATTCTCAGACCGTGCTGAAGATTGTCGACGACTCGCTGGTCGAGGTAATCACCGTCGATCCAGCCAAATTCAAGGATCTGGAAAAGCTGAACGTGATTGACGCCGAGCGCCTGGACGCCTTGCGCACGCTGAGCGGCAAGACCTTCACTTACCGTTGGCAACTGATTGAGGCCTTGGCAGATGCGTCGCCCGAGTGGAAGCTGAAGGAAAAAACAGTCGTCAACAAGCCATACAACAGGGAGATCCAGAAAGACCTCGACCTGGTGATGGATGCCTACGTCGCCAAGATGAAATAG
- a CDS encoding DUF1538 domain-containing protein has translation MGSLLRVIRELLHEAARDLAPTLIVVVIFQAFFIQRMPDSPAALIGGFAVVLLGLALFVKGLDAAIFPAGETMAFDFARRGSFLWLMLFAFCISFASVAAEPALMAVAYKAEAVSGGSMGALTLRMVAALGVGLAVVVGVWRIVLGYPIGNYLIPGYLTVITLTAFSPPQLVGLAFDSGGVVASTVTAPLLTALGVGLATSIRGRNPLLDGFGLIAFGALAPIIIIQIYGILFFVPDEYGTAVLLMPTDDQHRYAVVAMLIDFLIMVRNLLPIIAVVLFSSFVILRRPLADPKGLAVGMALVAVGLFLFDEGLQVGLFPLGDEMTNGLMRDGIPMWAVYLYGFLIGFATTMAEPALIALSIKADEVSLGQLKGLWLRALVSIGVGIGIVIGCARIIDGANIAWWLIPGYLLVLAMTPFAPKFIVPIAYDCGGVTTSTVTVPLVTALGVGLAERTPGRDPMIDGFGLIAFASLLPMIIVMSYGMLATWWLRSRKPVKEKHS, from the coding sequence ATGGGATCGCTGCTTCGCGTCATTCGCGAACTTCTGCACGAAGCGGCGCGCGACCTCGCCCCGACCCTGATCGTGGTGGTCATCTTCCAGGCGTTCTTCATCCAGCGCATGCCGGACAGCCCGGCCGCGCTGATCGGCGGGTTCGCCGTCGTCCTCCTCGGCCTGGCGCTGTTCGTCAAGGGTCTCGACGCCGCGATCTTTCCTGCCGGCGAGACGATGGCCTTCGACTTCGCCCGCCGCGGTTCGTTCCTGTGGTTGATGCTGTTTGCCTTCTGCATCAGCTTCGCATCGGTCGCCGCCGAACCGGCGCTCATGGCCGTCGCCTACAAGGCGGAGGCAGTTTCGGGCGGCAGCATGGGTGCGCTGACCCTGCGCATGGTGGCAGCGCTCGGGGTCGGCCTGGCGGTAGTGGTCGGGGTCTGGCGCATCGTTCTCGGTTATCCGATCGGCAACTATCTGATTCCCGGTTACCTGACCGTCATCACCCTGACAGCGTTCTCGCCGCCGCAACTGGTCGGCCTCGCTTTCGATTCCGGTGGCGTCGTCGCGTCGACCGTCACCGCGCCGCTACTGACCGCCCTCGGCGTCGGTCTGGCCACCAGCATCCGTGGCCGAAATCCCCTGCTCGATGGCTTCGGCCTGATTGCCTTCGGGGCACTGGCGCCGATAATCATCATCCAGATCTACGGCATTCTGTTCTTCGTGCCGGACGAGTACGGGACCGCCGTGCTGCTGATGCCGACCGACGATCAGCACCGCTACGCGGTGGTCGCGATGCTAATCGATTTCCTGATCATGGTCAGGAACCTGCTGCCGATCATCGCCGTGGTCCTCTTTTCGAGCTTCGTCATCCTGCGCCGGCCGCTGGCCGACCCGAAGGGACTTGCGGTGGGCATGGCCCTGGTGGCCGTCGGTCTCTTCCTGTTCGACGAAGGGCTGCAGGTCGGGCTCTTCCCGCTCGGCGACGAGATGACCAACGGCTTGATGCGCGACGGCATTCCGATGTGGGCGGTCTACCTTTACGGCTTCCTGATCGGCTTCGCGACGACGATGGCTGAGCCAGCGCTGATCGCGCTGTCGATCAAGGCAGACGAGGTCAGCCTGGGCCAGCTGAAGGGCCTGTGGCTGCGCGCGCTGGTGTCTATCGGCGTCGGCATCGGCATCGTCATCGGCTGCGCGCGCATCATCGACGGGGCCAACATCGCCTGGTGGCTGATTCCCGGCTACCTGCTGGTGCTTGCGATGACTCCGTTCGCGCCAAAATTCATTGTGCCGATTGCCTATGACTGCGGCGGCGTGACGACGTCGACGGTGACCGTACCGCTGGTCACCGCGCTCGGGGTCGGCCTGGCCGAACGCACGCCGGGTCGCGACCCGATGATCGACGGTTTCGGTTTGATCGCCTTCGCCTCGCTGCTGCCGATGATCATCGTCATGTCCTATGGCATGCTTGCCACTTGGTGGCTGCGCTCGAGGAAACCTGTCAAGGAGAAACATTCATGA
- a CDS encoding DUF47 family protein: MDKSKLRLFHSTKEVEAHFDSFLDTISQGGLSFRSGIAAFLESAGNGDMAAKVRQINDLEHQGDELRRQVEHELYTLALIPDFRGDVLSLLEDLDGLLNVMKETMGSIDIERPAFPEELHADLRQLAESVMLAVESAVLASRAFLRDIQSVRDHLHKVMFYEKEADRQSDKLKRAVFASSLPLVEKLHLRRFIDTIDHIADEAEDVADWLAIYTIKRLD, from the coding sequence ATGGACAAAAGCAAGCTTCGCCTATTCCACTCCACCAAAGAAGTGGAAGCGCACTTTGATTCGTTTTTGGACACGATCTCCCAAGGGGGGCTCTCGTTCCGCTCAGGGATAGCAGCGTTTCTGGAGTCGGCAGGGAACGGCGACATGGCGGCCAAGGTGAGGCAGATCAATGACCTGGAGCACCAAGGGGACGAACTGCGCCGCCAGGTCGAGCACGAACTCTATACCCTGGCGCTGATCCCCGATTTCCGTGGCGACGTGCTGAGCCTGCTCGAGGATCTGGACGGTCTGCTCAATGTCATGAAGGAGACGATGGGGTCGATCGACATCGAAAGGCCCGCTTTTCCCGAGGAACTGCACGCCGATCTGCGGCAACTTGCCGAAAGCGTCATGTTGGCGGTGGAGAGTGCGGTACTGGCGTCCCGCGCCTTCCTGCGCGACATTCAGTCGGTTCGTGATCACCTGCACAAGGTAATGTTCTATGAAAAGGAAGCGGATCGCCAATCGGACAAGCTGAAACGCGCCGTCTTCGCCTCTTCGCTGCCGCTGGTCGAGAAGTTACACCTGCGCCGCTTCATCGACACGATCGACCATATCGCGGATGAAGCCGAGGACGTCGCCGACTGGCTGGCGATCTACACCATCAAGCGCTTGGACTAA
- a CDS encoding CBS domain-containing protein: protein MLVAGIMKTDVVTISPLATVREALMQMKEYGVKSLVVEKRHTGDAYGLISYRDIAKAVIADDGDIDLLNVYDIAQKPALQVSQYLEIRYLARLMIQYSAKRVLVIDNNELQGFVSITDVVSSLIDRALREQDH from the coding sequence ATGCTGGTTGCCGGAATCATGAAAACGGATGTCGTCACCATCAGCCCGCTAGCCACGGTGCGCGAGGCACTGATGCAGATGAAGGAGTACGGCGTCAAGTCGCTGGTCGTCGAAAAGCGCCATACCGGCGACGCCTACGGCCTGATCTCCTATCGTGACATCGCCAAGGCGGTAATCGCCGACGACGGCGACATCGATCTGCTCAATGTTTACGACATCGCCCAGAAGCCGGCGCTCCAGGTCTCGCAGTATCTCGAAATCCGTTATCTGGCACGACTGATGATCCAGTACTCGGCGAAAAGGGTGCTGGTCATCGACAACAACGAATTGCAGGGCTTCGTCTCGATCACCGATGTGGTTAGCAGCCTCATCGACCGGGCGTTGCGCGAGCAGGATCACTAG
- a CDS encoding IS3 family transposase (programmed frameshift): MTRRKRRNHSPEFKAKVAMAAIKGDKTLAEMAQQFDVHPNQITDWKTQLMERSSVVFGDTTAKEKDPDILAMEAKIGRLSLENGFFRRRAHQGGTAERKTMIDRSHTLPVVRQCRILGLARSTAYYTPEPVSSADLALMRRIDELHLEHPFAGSRMLRDLLRLEGHSIGRKHVRTLMKKMGIEALYRKPNLSKRHDAHLIHPYLLRDLVIDRPNQVWATDITYIPMRRGFVYLVAVIDWCSRKVLSWRLSNTLTTDFCLEAVSEAILHFGKPDIFNTDQGSQFTSSDFTGLLKDNGIRISMDGKGCWRDNVFVERLWKSVKYEEVYLKAYDTVADAKANLGRYLDFYNARRPHQTLDGKMPDTVYVENLPKETFAA, from the exons ATGACGAGAAGGAAGCGGCGGAATCACTCGCCGGAGTTCAAGGCGAAGGTGGCGATGGCGGCCATCAAGGGCGACAAGACGCTGGCCGAGATGGCGCAGCAGTTCGATGTTCACCCCAACCAGATTACCGACTGGAAGACACAGTTGATGGAGCGTTCGTCAGTCGTGTTTGGCGACACGACCGCCAAGGAGAAAGACCCGGACATTCTGGCCATGGAAGCAAAGATTGGTCGCCTGAGTCTGGAAAATG GATTTTTTAGAAGGCGCGCTCACCAAGGCGGGACTGCTGAGCGCAAGACGATGATTGACCGCAGCCACACCCTGCCGGTAGTCCGGCAATGCCGGATTCTCGGGCTTGCCCGGTCGACCGCCTACTACACCCCGGAACCTGTCTCGTCCGCCGATCTGGCGCTGATGCGCCGCATTGATGAATTGCATCTGGAGCACCCGTTCGCTGGCAGCCGGATGCTGCGCGACCTGCTGCGCCTGGAAGGCCATTCCATCGGCCGCAAGCACGTGCGCACGCTGATGAAAAAGATGGGGATCGAAGCACTTTACCGGAAACCGAACCTTTCCAAACGGCATGATGCCCACCTGATCCATCCCTATCTGCTCAGGGACCTGGTCATCGACCGCCCCAATCAGGTTTGGGCCACCGACATCACGTACATTCCGATGCGCCGGGGCTTCGTCTATCTGGTCGCCGTTATCGACTGGTGCAGCCGGAAAGTCCTCTCCTGGCGGTTATCCAACACGCTGACCACGGATTTCTGTCTGGAGGCGGTCAGCGAAGCCATCTTGCATTTCGGCAAGCCGGATATCTTCAACACCGATCAGGGGAGCCAGTTCACCAGCAGCGATTTCACCGGGTTGCTGAAGGATAACGGAATCCGGATCAGCATGGATGGCAAGGGCTGCTGGCGTGACAACGTCTTTGTCGAACGACTCTGGAAAAGCGTCAAGTACGAGGAGGTCTATCTCAAGGCTTACGACACGGTGGCCGATGCCAAGGCCAACCTGGGGCGCTACCTGGATTTCTACAACGCCCGCCGACCGCATCAAACCCTTGACGGTAAAATGCCGGATACGGTCTACGTCGAAAACCTGCCAAAAGAGACGTTCGCAGCATGA